The Mycolicibacterium parafortuitum nucleotide sequence GCGTCGCTGAGCGCGTCACGGACCTGTCCTATGCCGAGTTCGTCGCGGCTCTCCCGCTCGCTGAACAAGTTGACGATCTCGCGCATGCGGCGTTGGTCTTCGCTCGATGCGTCGAGCCATGCAATAAGGGCGGTCATTGATGCCCTTCGACCGCTACGTCAGCGCTTAGGGGGTAATTCATTGGCTGCCGTCGTGCGCGACTGGAACCCTGCGCCGGGTCGCGTTTCAGCAACATTATTGCCATCCGCACACCCCCGTGAAGCTCCACGTTCCCGAGGCTAGCAGCGGCACACGACTGCCGACCGACCGTTGGACCGCGCAATGTTAAGCGCCGACCGACGACGAAGGTTCCTCGACCGTTCTTGACACCTCAGAACGCCAGCAAACAGACCGACACGTCACGCCGGGGAGCTAAAGTCTGTCCAAACAAGCCAATTAGGGGGGCAAATGGAGTCGACGGCGGTATTATTCAAACCGGTCTCACACGATGGGATGGTCTGTGAAGTTCGATCGCCCCACGGGCGTCTTCTCAGACTGAGCGGGACGCTAGCAACCATGGAACCCGAAGCCGAGGGCGATGAGGCAATGCTCGCGAACCCGGCACTGATCCACAACGCTTGGGCCTACGCGAAACACGAGAAACACTACCGAAAGTTAAAGAACGAAGAAAAGCGGACCAGTCACCGTAAGCAGGCGGACGCCCACGCTGAAACAGCCGAAAAGATTGCCGCACTCATCGATCTTGTGGGTTCGACAACTCGGAACGGCTGGTGTTCCGCCTGTTACGTTCGAACAGACCACCGCAAGGTCACCAAGACACCGACCGCCGTCCCCGTATACCTCTGCGTGACCTGTGGTTCGCCGACGCTCAAGTGCGCAGCGCCGGCTTGCGGCAATATGGCGACACGGGGGTTTGGCCCAGTCCGTATACCGCGATTTTGTGCTGAACACAGGCATGAGGTTACGAACTTCGAACGTGCCAGCGATAAGGTCCCGTCGTTGGACGAGTACGAAAAGCTGAGGGTCTTCGACAGGCGGAACCTCGCCCGCGGTTCTCGGCTTGCCCTCACCGGAGTACTCGCCGCCGGAATCGTCGGTACCGGCGGTCTGATGGCAGCACCCGCGGTGGGCGGTGCTGTAGGCACCCTGATCGGCGGTTATACGGGAGCGGCAGCGTCCAGCTATGGCCTTGCACTGTTGGGTGGCGGCGCGCTATCGGCTGGCGGCTTGGGAATGGTGGGGGGCACCTACGTCGTCGCTGCCGCGGGAGCGGCGCTCGGCTCAGCGTTGGGCGCGAGTATCACAAACGCATATATCAGCGAGGACAGGTCCTTCAAGATCGAGAAGTTTCGCGACGGTGATGACATACCCGTAATCATCGCGAGAGGTTTCATGACGGAGGTCGACCAAAACTGGCGGTACGCCGTGGAAGCGGTCGAGCGACGGTATCCGAACTCACCCATCTACCGGCTGCACTGGGGAAGCAAGGAACTCGGGACCTTGCTTGCGCTCGGCATCAAAAAAGTCGGCGCTAAACAAGCGATGGAAGTGGCGGCGGGATTTGCGGCGCGCGCCGGACGCACTGCGGCGAAAAAGCTCGGTCCTATCACCCCAGCGCTACTGCTCGCAGATGCCGCCAAGAATCCCTGGCACACCGCAATGGTCCGAGCGGATAAGACCGGCGCCGCGCTAGCCGGAATCCTGGCGCGTACGAAAACGGACAGCTTCATTCTGGTGGGCCACAGCTTGGGCGGACGTGCGATGATCACAGCGGCCGAGACCCTCGGTACCAGCCGAGACGCCCCACGCATCGACACGGTTCATTTACTTGGTGCCGCGGAAGGCAAGAAGGGTGACTGGCGGCCCTTGAGCGATGCCGTCACCGGCACGGTTTACAACTACTTTTCAGTCAACGATCCAGTCTTAAAGTTCGCGTACACGGCCGCTCAGGCCGGCAGCGTAGCCGTGGGGCTCCGCGGTTTTACCACCAGATTCGCGAATATCAAGGACCGGGATGTTTCGGCAAAGGTGAAAGGTCATTCTGATTATTTCCGGGAGGTTCGGTTGGCGTAATCAACCCTGTTCAGGCAGTAATTCACTCGGCTCGCCGACGTACACCACCACCAGTTCGTCACGCGCACGCGTCGCTGCTACGTACAGCAGCGAACGCTCGCGCCGCAGGACGTCAGGACGCTCCTCCTCGGGAACGGAGTCAATGAGATAGCTTCGTGGCAAAGACTTCTCACCCACGCCTACGAGCACGGCCTTCGCGAACTCCATCCCCTTGGCGCGGTGCATGGTCATCACGACTGGGGTCTTTGGTGGCCCAGCTTTGTCCCTGTCGACGAAGGCCACCGTCACGCCTCGGTCACCCAAAGCACGAGGCAAGCTCTCAGCCTCCTTCCGGGTCGGCACCAGCAGACCGATGCTCTCCGGCGCCGTGCCCGCATCGATCCAGGACCGCACCAGCTCGGCGACCCTCTCATACTGCTCAGTCAGTGAGGGAGCCTTAATGATCGTCGGTTTCGGCCCGCGCCGCGCTGACCGGTAACCCGTGGTGCTCTCGGGTTCTTCGTCGAGGTCGGAGTACTGCTCACCGGATAGGATGCCCAGCGCGTAGCGGAGGTTCTCCTGGGTGGTGCGGTAGTTCAGGGTCAGCCGCCGCGACCGGCCTACGATATTGATTCCGTAGCGACTCAGGGTAATTCGCTGCCCGTAGATGCGCTGGTGTGAATCCTCAGCAAGGAACAGGTCATCGGGTCCGGCGGTAACCAATGCCCGCATCAACAGCAAGCGGCACGGAGTCAGGTCCTGAGCTTCATCCACCAGCACATGGTCAGCAGGCCGAAGACCATCGCCGTCAAGCACCTGCGCTGCAATCGCTGCTTTCTCATCGAAGTCGGTCGAGCCCTCGGCGGCCGCGCCCGCACGGTAGGTCTCGACGATGTCCCACACCGCGTTTCGACGTGAACGGTTGAGTGCCACGCCGCGGCCGGGTCGCCTTACCTTCAGATACTGCTCCCGGGTGACGACATGATTGGGCAGGATGACCGTCGCATACTCGGCCTCGAGAAAAGAGACCGAGCGCAGCGCGTCCGGGAGCTCCCCGGCATGTTGCTCGGCCGCAGCCTGCCAAGCTTGCGCGGATGTCACCTTGAGCACCTCGGCGGTTCGCGGACCTAGCACCTCGGCCACCGGCCCGGGCTGTCCGTTTCCGCCGCCGAGCCCCGACGCCGTGGCCAGGACCCGGCGGGCAATGGTGTCGACGCCTGCCACGTAAACCCCGGGGCTCCCGAGGTCGTCTGCCACCGCGATGTCGGCGTCGAGGATCCTGAGCTGTTCAGCGAGGCTCTGTGCCAATGTCTGATTGAACGTCGTGAGCACGATTCGTGCGTGGGGATTACGACGTTGGAGTTCTCGCACGCGGTGAAGGAGCACCACCGTCTTGCCGGTGCCCGCACCGCCTGTCAGGCGAAACGCGCCGGTGGTGCCCTTGGTGGTCCATACGCGCTGCTCGGGGTGCAGGAAGATGCGCCACGCCGCGAAATCGGGGTTCTCGATCGCCGCGCGCAGGTCGGCGTTGTCCTCGATGAACGCGAACTCCATCCGAGCGGCCGGGTGTTGCATCGCGGCGAGCACCGCATCGTCGTTGGCGGTGTCGACGGAAACAGGCTCGGACAGTTGGTACTTCTCGCGGACATCGGCGAACGAGCCTCCGAGGTACAGATCGATGATCGCGTAGCCCTGCCAGGATGCCGGGGCGGATTCGGCGTACTCCAGAAGGGTGTCCTCGCCGACGAGGTCCAACGCCTTCTCGGCGAAGACGGCGTCGATACCGAGGTCGACGAGGTCGTCGAGGGTGTACTCACGTTGGCGCAGGCTGGGTTCGGCGATTTCGACCGGCGCGGGGGCGATCGTCGGCGGGGCGGCGGGTGCCGGAGGCGGGGTGAACTCTTCGACGGGAATGAGTTCGGCAACACCGTTGCGCGGATTGATGCTGATCTTGGACTTCTGCGCGACCGCGATCGCTTCGTCGTGCGGGTAGGTCCCGGCGAAGACGTACGATGCCTCGTCCTGGCTGCCCTGCAGCTTGAATAGCACTGCACGGAACGACAGGTCCACTCGTCCGGTCCGGGCGCGCGGATCGGCGGAGTTGTTGATCGGTTCGATGTGCAGCCCCGGCGTCGTGTCGTCGGCGGCCAGTTTGGTCAGGAAGCTGTAGGTGGCCTTCTGGAGGCTGCCGTCAAGTTTCTTGAGCCCGGGGCCGAGGATGATCTGGGGCACTAGGAACCTCCGTCCGATAGAACCGCGGTCAGGTTGTCCGCATCCGCCGTACACACCGTCCAGCCCGCTGAAGTGAAGTGGCGACGCTCGGCGTCGTCGAGGCCGAGATCGACGACGATTCTGCGGGTGGGCCAGGAGATCTCGACTGGGATGCCGTCGACTTCCTCGCCGACGTCGGGTACAGGTAGGGCTGTTTCGGCCAGCTGCATGATCAGGTCCTGGCCGGCGGCGTCGGCCTGTTCGTACGCTTCACGCCAGGCTCCCGTGAGCGCGCCCGCCTCGACGCCCTCGGCGTGCGCAGGCGCGGTTGGTTGCGGCGCACTGAGCGCGGAATGACGGCGGGTGGTGATGACAGGGGGTACTGACCGAAAGTTCAGCAGGTTTGACCAGCGCAGCCATTCCCGCCATCCGTCCCTGCTGTCGCTGTGCAGTGCAGCGTCGCTGTCGTCGACGACAATCGCAGCCTCCGCCGAGAACGGTTGGCCGGTCATACGCACGGCGAAGGCGAAACCGCCGAATGACCACACCGACGTGTTGCCCGAAGGGTCAGTCACGGGCCGCCCGTCGAGGGCCTGTACGGCCAGCGTGGTCACGGGTTCGGTGTCGGTCGTGCGGGTACCGGTCTGCATCGTGCTCATCAGCCCCATGGCCGGTAGCCAGTTTGCCAGCCGCTGGCGAGCCTCGCGCTGCGGCTGCTGTATCCACGCGACCAGCAAGTCGATCGCAGTGCCGAACACCAAATCAACCATGCCGCGTGATAATTGGTCACCCGCGTTGGTGAGGAGTGCGGCCTGCACCTCGGGGCGCAGCGCCGGCGAAACCAGCGGTGTGTCGTTGACATCGTCATGGGTGATGCCGAGGACCTGGTATCCGGCATCGCGGAGGTTGCGGCGCTTCTCGGCGTCATCGGCGAGGCGGTTGTGGGACGGGGAGGCGTGATACAGCCAGCCGTCGGTGAAGATCGCCGTCGGCGCGATCCCGCCCCCGGCGTAGGTGAGGATGAAGTCGGGTTGGCAGCCCAGCACGTACTCCTGAGGCCGCAAGGTCCAGCGGCGGGTAGAGCCCAGCGCGATATCCCAGGCGACCCCGCTATCAGTGGGCTTCTCGGTGATCGCCGCTCCGAGGGCCTTGAGCCGTTTGGCAAGCATGACGCGAAACCGCTTCTCCAGGTTGGATTCCGGGTCGCTGACGCCGGGCTCCTCGGTGGTGAGCGTCCACGGCATCGCGTCAGGCACCTCTGCGTCCTCGCCAGGTTTGGGATCGTGGCCGATCAGCAGGCCGGCGAGATGGCGTTCGGCCACCGAGCGCGAGGTGTGGGTAACGTCGGCGGGGGCGGCGAACGGCAGCAGGCACCGCTCACAGGCCAGGCGACCGTCCTGGCGACATTCGCAGTCCCGCAGGATCTTCCAAGCACGGTGCAGTAGATCCCAGACCGTGGCCGGGTCGGTGAAGTCGCTGAGATAACCGGTGCCCCCAGGCACCACGTCGTGCAGCAGCAGGGCCTGTTCAGTGTTGCCGCTTGGCGCGGGATCGACGATGGTGATGATCTGCAGGTGGTCTGGGTCCCCGCCGATCTGTTCGCGCAACCCGAGCAGCACCGCGGCTGACAGCGATGGGATCGCGAACGCATCGCCGAGGGTGATCGATTGCGGCAGCCGCAGTACCAGCCCCTCGGTAGTGAGGCGCCGCGCCAGCGCCAATTCGGTGGCCGATTCCTCGTGGGAGGAGCGTCTTGAGCACCAAGGGCGGTGTTCGCGCCGGTGGTTGACTCCGCTGGCAGTGTCGAGCTTGCCGCACTCCGAGCACACCCGGAACAGGGCCGCGTCGACCTCGTCGCCGCTGATGACCCGCTTGGCGCCGCCAACGCCACTGCGGCCCAGGTTGATCCAGCGGATGGTCACGTTGCGCAGGTGTTTGGCCCCGAAACCGTGCGTCTGCACGTACCAGTGTTTGGTGACGTGGGCGTGGTCTATGTCGGCCAGGGCCTGCACGGTGAAGCGCTCGCGGGCACGCTCGTCGGAGCCGTCGTCGATGGTGGCTTCCTCGCGACGAATGATCGCCGACACGCTGGTCAGCTCGGCCACAGGCAGGCGCTGGCTGATGTCGGCGATGCCGTGGGAGCCGCAGCGCGGGCACTGTGTGGGGGTATCGGCGCCGTGCGCGTCGAGTTCTCGCACGTACCCACAGCGCGGGCAGCACGCCCATGAGCGGACCTGTTCGCCTTCGGGGCCGAGGTCGATTGCGTCGATGGCGATCGCGAACCCGTTGGAATAGAAAGTGGATCCGGGCGCGAAGTCGCGCAACGCCTGCGCCGAGCCGCGGGTGAGTTCGAACTCGGAGTGTTCGTATTCCTGGGTTTCGGGGTTCTGCCAGTTCACCGACACCGACAGCGTGACGGCATCGTCGAGCAGCGTGTAGTTGGGCAGCAGGCCGAACGACTCAAGCGCGCTGATCCAGTACTCCGAGCGCAGATTTGCTAATTGCTTTCCGATGAGCCGTACCGATGCCTGCGCAGTGCGCAGTTCACGTTTATCGTCGTCGGTGGCCGCCGGGGAGGTGGCACGTTCGAGCAGGGTCGGCAGTGCCTTCTCCGCGGCGGCCTTGCGGTGGGTGAGGGTTTCGATGCGCCGGTTCCACACCTGACTGGCGACGTGGCAGCGCAACGCGAACTCGCTGGTGCCGCCACCGTCGGGGCCGGGTCGGGGGAAGCCGCGCAGCCGCGCGACGACGTCGTCGTCCAACTGCGGCATCCCGGATAGAAAGCTGTCGACCAGCTCGTCGCAGCGGGTTTCGGCTTCGGCGATCAGCGCGCCCAGGTAGCTTCCGGCGGTCGTGGCGCGCAACGCCTCGGGGGTGCTGCGCGGGTGCGGGGCGCCCGGCCGGCGGGCGAGTACATCTGCGACCGATGCGGTGAACTGCCGTCGCAGGATCTCCTCGGCGTCGAGGTAGGTGGCCGGCGGCCGCACCGCGCCGTTGATGATGCGGCCGGGATGGTTGAAGCGAGGGAGCTGGTCACCGCGGCCGGTGACGAACGCCAGGGCCAGCGCATTGCCGGTCAACCGCCCGGCTCGGCCGACGCGCTGCAGGTAGGACGCCACCGACCGCGGCAGCGAGGACAGCATGACCGCCGAGAGGTCGCCGATGTCGATGCCCATCTCCAGGGTCGGGGTGGCTACCAGCACGTTGGGTGCGTCCGGCGGTGGGTCGGTCTGCTTGAACTGGGATTCGTAGAGCAGCCGGGTCTCGGATGGCAGCAGGCTGGTGTGTTCCCGGGAGACGACGCGGCGGATATCGGTGGCCGCGTACATCTGCCGATAGAAGTTGTTCTCGACGCGCTGGCGGCGCATGGTGCCCACGCACCGGGCCACCAGACACGGTGCGCCGTTGAGTTGTCCGATGGTTTCGGGGTAGCTGTGCACGGTGTTGCGGCAAGTGTCACAGATTAGCGAGATCGCGTCGGACTCGATCTCCGCGTCGTCGACCACGCGGGCGACCACGGCGGTGGCGGGCAGGTGGAACGTCTGTCCGCCGGAGGCGGTGACGACTTCGCCGAGAATCTCGCGCGCACGCAGCCGGGTGAACAACAGCCTCGACAGAACAGCCGCCTCACCGGTGCCGACGCCGAGAACCTTGGCGGTCCACGCGGGATACCAACCGCGTGCGGCACTTACCGGCTCCAGGTCGGTGTCGCGGACCGAGCCGCCCAGCACCGGGAACCCCGGCGCGGAGTTGCCCCTCCCAAAGCCGGGCATGCCCTGGTCGCGGCGCCGCCCGCCGGTGACCCACCACCGGTTGCCGTCCTCGCGGCGGAACTTATCGAACCACTCGTGCTCCACGGCGCCGCGGGTCCGCATCCGTTCCAGCACACCGCGCACCCAAGCGGTGAGCACTGCGTCGTCGAACTCATCGAAGCTGAGTTGGATTTGCGCCGCCTGCAGTGCTTCGGCGGCGCAGGCACGCAGTACCGGTGCGGCGACATCCACGTGCGCGACGGCACTGCCGGTGCTCTCCAGGGTGCGGCCTACCCCGGAGCGCAGACCGAATTCGAGCTGGACGTCGAGCAGCAGCCGGCGGCGCACCAGGTTGCGCGTTTTGGCCGACACGGTGCGGGGTTGCCAGAACGCCGAAAATGCTTCGCGCTCTGCGAGTTCGGGGGGAAGCAACCGGTAGCGGGCACCCGGGTCGTTGCCTGCCAGGTCGATCATCCTGTGCGCCAGTGAGGCCAGGTCGGTTTCACCCCGGTCGAGTGCTTGGCGGGCCAGGGTGCGCAGGGTCAGCGCGTGAGAGCGAGCTTGCACAAATCCGGCGCGGTGTGCGGCGTCCTGCACGCTGTCGGTGAACACCAGTGCGCGTTTCTCGGCGGCGTCGAGGTCGGGTGTGCCGAACAAGGTGGACAGCGACACCGAGAGCATGGTGGCGATCGCCGAGCCGAGGAAGCGGATGCCGTCGCGTTGCCGGCAGGACGGGCACGTGTCGTTGATCGAGTCGTCGCCGGCGGTATCGGAACTGTGCACCAAGACCGGCAGTGCGGCGCCTTCGGCGAGTTTGTCCTCCGGGGGCATGGTGAAGGTGATGTGGCGTTCGGCCACCATCAGCCAACCCAGCCGCGATGGCGCGTTGCGTTGATCGGCGTCGTCGGCGGGGTCGTACTTGTCGGCCTCGACCGGGGCATGGATGAGTGCACGGAAGCGATCGTCGTTGCGCAGCTTGCGTCGCCGGATGGTGGTGTCGTCGGCGTCGAAGTCCCACCCGGTCGGGGCCAGCGTGACGGCCCAGCCCGAACGGTTGCAGTGCCGGCAGTACAGCGCGGGCAGATAGGCTGCGGCGTGGTCGGTTTCGCCGATGTGGATGCCGTCGTCCTCCCAGATGAAGTGCGGTGAGCCGGCCGCGGCGCGGGCTATGCGGGTCAGTTCGCGGATCCACAGGTGTACGTCGACCGATAGGGCGCCCCGACCGTGGCGGGCACGAACATGACTCAGAGTGTCGACGAGCGCGGTGGTGACAATATGTCTGCGGGCGGCGTCGTCCGGGTCGTCGCGGACGGGATTGAAGAGCTTGCGGCTCAGATCGTCGATGTCGGTGGCCGCGGCGGCCGCCTCGGCGAGCCGGCCGAACACCGGGTGGGCTTTGACCAGGTCGAGCACCAAGGGGCCATCTTGGGTCATCGCCGACGGGAGCGCGGTATCGTCGCCGCCGTCGTAGAGCCCGCGCAGCACTGCCAGCGCGCGCACCGACGGATCTACTTGCGCGGGAATCGCTTCGGCAAGGTCGCCGATCCGGTTCTCGTCCAGGTCGGCGGGCTGCCACCCGGCGGCTCGCAGTCGTGCGTCGGCCTCGCCTGCCCATTCGTCGACGGTGAGGCGCGACTCGGTGATGACGGCGTCGGGATTGAACGAGTCGCCGAACACCGTCGCGGCGAAGTCGAGCATCGCCGTCGGGTCACCGCCGTCGCCGAGGGTGGCCGAGGTGGCGACTGGGGTGATGCGGCCCAGCGGGCGTTGCCAATCCTCGTCGGTGAGGGTGGGATCGCCGGGTGTCCAATGGCTTTTCAGGGTGAGACCGAGACGCCGCAGCAGCATCGAGACGTCGGTGCCCTGCGCGCCGTCGTAGGTGTGAAACTCGTCGAGCACCAGGTACTGCAGGCTGTGTGCGCTCTGGCGCCAGAGGTCGGCGTCGGCGGGGCGCAGCAGCAGCTGGTCGAGCATCTTGTAGTTGGTGAGCAGGATGTCGGGGGCAAGGTCGCGGATGACGGCGCGGTCGGTGATGAGCCCGTCGGCGGTGACCTTGGTGCGCTGCGGCCCCGCCTCACCGGTGTAGAGCGCGGCGGTCACCCCAGCCAGCGCGGCGTGTTCGGTCAGCAGGCTGGTCAGCCGAAGCGCCTGATCGTTGGCCAGCGCGTTCATCGGGTAGAGGATGAGCGCCTTCATGCCGCTCACGCCCTCGCGTTTGGCACGCTGGACGTGATCGAGGATCGGGTAGAGGAACGCCTCGGTCTTGCCGGATCCGGTGCCGGTGGTCACAAGGGTGGGCTGGGGGCGCGGCCGCTCGGGCGTCAGCCGAAAGCTGCTCAGTCGGGCGAATGCGGCGGCTTGATGCCCGTAGGGCGGGAAGCCCTCATACCACTCGAGGTGTTCGCGCCAGCCTTCGGCAGCGGGCCGAAACGGCAACCGCACCCGCACATAGGGTCCGCGAAACATCCCGTTCTCTGGGTGCTGCAGGAACTCAGCCAACACGCGACGCGCATCAGGGTCCGCGAGT carries:
- a CDS encoding DEAD/DEAH box helicase; this encodes MAELLPLAQANAISHSLLDYLGTTFALADPDARRVLAEFLQHPENGMFRGPYVRVRLPFRPAAEGWREHLEWYEGFPPYGHQAAAFARLSSFRLTPERPRPQPTLVTTGTGSGKTEAFLYPILDHVQRAKREGVSGMKALILYPMNALANDQALRLTSLLTEHAALAGVTAALYTGEAGPQRTKVTADGLITDRAVIRDLAPDILLTNYKMLDQLLLRPADADLWRQSAHSLQYLVLDEFHTYDGAQGTDVSMLLRRLGLTLKSHWTPGDPTLTDEDWQRPLGRITPVATSATLGDGGDPTAMLDFAATVFGDSFNPDAVITESRLTVDEWAGEADARLRAAGWQPADLDENRIGDLAEAIPAQVDPSVRALAVLRGLYDGGDDTALPSAMTQDGPLVLDLVKAHPVFGRLAEAAAAATDIDDLSRKLFNPVRDDPDDAARRHIVTTALVDTLSHVRARHGRGALSVDVHLWIRELTRIARAAAGSPHFIWEDDGIHIGETDHAAAYLPALYCRHCNRSGWAVTLAPTGWDFDADDTTIRRRKLRNDDRFRALIHAPVEADKYDPADDADQRNAPSRLGWLMVAERHITFTMPPEDKLAEGAALPVLVHSSDTAGDDSINDTCPSCRQRDGIRFLGSAIATMLSVSLSTLFGTPDLDAAEKRALVFTDSVQDAAHRAGFVQARSHALTLRTLARQALDRGETDLASLAHRMIDLAGNDPGARYRLLPPELAEREAFSAFWQPRTVSAKTRNLVRRRLLLDVQLEFGLRSGVGRTLESTGSAVAHVDVAAPVLRACAAEALQAAQIQLSFDEFDDAVLTAWVRGVLERMRTRGAVEHEWFDKFRREDGNRWWVTGGRRRDQGMPGFGRGNSAPGFPVLGGSVRDTDLEPVSAARGWYPAWTAKVLGVGTGEAAVLSRLLFTRLRAREILGEVVTASGGQTFHLPATAVVARVVDDAEIESDAISLICDTCRNTVHSYPETIGQLNGAPCLVARCVGTMRRQRVENNFYRQMYAATDIRRVVSREHTSLLPSETRLLYESQFKQTDPPPDAPNVLVATPTLEMGIDIGDLSAVMLSSLPRSVASYLQRVGRAGRLTGNALALAFVTGRGDQLPRFNHPGRIINGAVRPPATYLDAEEILRRQFTASVADVLARRPGAPHPRSTPEALRATTAGSYLGALIAEAETRCDELVDSFLSGMPQLDDDVVARLRGFPRPGPDGGGTSEFALRCHVASQVWNRRIETLTHRKAAAEKALPTLLERATSPAATDDDKRELRTAQASVRLIGKQLANLRSEYWISALESFGLLPNYTLLDDAVTLSVSVNWQNPETQEYEHSEFELTRGSAQALRDFAPGSTFYSNGFAIAIDAIDLGPEGEQVRSWACCPRCGYVRELDAHGADTPTQCPRCGSHGIADISQRLPVAELTSVSAIIRREEATIDDGSDERARERFTVQALADIDHAHVTKHWYVQTHGFGAKHLRNVTIRWINLGRSGVGGAKRVISGDEVDAALFRVCSECGKLDTASGVNHRREHRPWCSRRSSHEESATELALARRLTTEGLVLRLPQSITLGDAFAIPSLSAAVLLGLREQIGGDPDHLQIITIVDPAPSGNTEQALLLHDVVPGGTGYLSDFTDPATVWDLLHRAWKILRDCECRQDGRLACERCLLPFAAPADVTHTSRSVAERHLAGLLIGHDPKPGEDAEVPDAMPWTLTTEEPGVSDPESNLEKRFRVMLAKRLKALGAAITEKPTDSGVAWDIALGSTRRWTLRPQEYVLGCQPDFILTYAGGGIAPTAIFTDGWLYHASPSHNRLADDAEKRRNLRDAGYQVLGITHDDVNDTPLVSPALRPEVQAALLTNAGDQLSRGMVDLVFGTAIDLLVAWIQQPQREARQRLANWLPAMGLMSTMQTGTRTTDTEPVTTLAVQALDGRPVTDPSGNTSVWSFGGFAFAVRMTGQPFSAEAAIVVDDSDAALHSDSRDGWREWLRWSNLLNFRSVPPVITTRRHSALSAPQPTAPAHAEGVEAGALTGAWREAYEQADAAGQDLIMQLAETALPVPDVGEEVDGIPVEISWPTRRIVVDLGLDDAERRHFTSAGWTVCTADADNLTAVLSDGGS
- a CDS encoding 3'-5' exonuclease; the protein is MPQIILGPGLKKLDGSLQKATYSFLTKLAADDTTPGLHIEPINNSADPRARTGRVDLSFRAVLFKLQGSQDEASYVFAGTYPHDEAIAVAQKSKISINPRNGVAELIPVEEFTPPPAPAAPPTIAPAPVEIAEPSLRQREYTLDDLVDLGIDAVFAEKALDLVGEDTLLEYAESAPASWQGYAIIDLYLGGSFADVREKYQLSEPVSVDTANDDAVLAAMQHPAARMEFAFIEDNADLRAAIENPDFAAWRIFLHPEQRVWTTKGTTGAFRLTGGAGTGKTVVLLHRVRELQRRNPHARIVLTTFNQTLAQSLAEQLRILDADIAVADDLGSPGVYVAGVDTIARRVLATASGLGGGNGQPGPVAEVLGPRTAEVLKVTSAQAWQAAAEQHAGELPDALRSVSFLEAEYATVILPNHVVTREQYLKVRRPGRGVALNRSRRNAVWDIVETYRAGAAAEGSTDFDEKAAIAAQVLDGDGLRPADHVLVDEAQDLTPCRLLLMRALVTAGPDDLFLAEDSHQRIYGQRITLSRYGINIVGRSRRLTLNYRTTQENLRYALGILSGEQYSDLDEEPESTTGYRSARRGPKPTIIKAPSLTEQYERVAELVRSWIDAGTAPESIGLLVPTRKEAESLPRALGDRGVTVAFVDRDKAGPPKTPVVMTMHRAKGMEFAKAVLVGVGEKSLPRSYLIDSVPEEERPDVLRRERSLLYVAATRARDELVVVYVGEPSELLPEQG
- a CDS encoding DUF726 domain-containing protein → MEPEAEGDEAMLANPALIHNAWAYAKHEKHYRKLKNEEKRTSHRKQADAHAETAEKIAALIDLVGSTTRNGWCSACYVRTDHRKVTKTPTAVPVYLCVTCGSPTLKCAAPACGNMATRGFGPVRIPRFCAEHRHEVTNFERASDKVPSLDEYEKLRVFDRRNLARGSRLALTGVLAAGIVGTGGLMAAPAVGGAVGTLIGGYTGAAASSYGLALLGGGALSAGGLGMVGGTYVVAAAGAALGSALGASITNAYISEDRSFKIEKFRDGDDIPVIIARGFMTEVDQNWRYAVEAVERRYPNSPIYRLHWGSKELGTLLALGIKKVGAKQAMEVAAGFAARAGRTAAKKLGPITPALLLADAAKNPWHTAMVRADKTGAALAGILARTKTDSFILVGHSLGGRAMITAAETLGTSRDAPRIDTVHLLGAAEGKKGDWRPLSDAVTGTVYNYFSVNDPVLKFAYTAAQAGSVAVGLRGFTTRFANIKDRDVSAKVKGHSDYFREVRLA